A stretch of the Panicum virgatum strain AP13 chromosome 9N, P.virgatum_v5, whole genome shotgun sequence genome encodes the following:
- the LOC120687631 gene encoding uncharacterized protein LOC120687631 — MRRGRKLLFILVSLVYYGIPSFLTVEHCAAAVVPATSDSDAKTGKQQLANKDDDLVVASRSTSKDKEIYIATTAAPEAPPQDYKGKEVITAQKPKRRRKRGKKHRIKSVTEIPSTTHEEAGTSSTKWSDCVTKNADETIAGQFYKFLEELIETGELKRFYEEQIKSMKERNAFVMDIFYRHLEKTNLRLAMTLCNNYRRLESRLKDVVGKFIKVIVPCVQDSLCQPLMLMFHEMPRRHQRLIDILNDSIFIEPEEVYGCKDQVFKLTKVGSRLWRAGFSYILSAHLAGKSWFGKFNLNDIEVKNGDGFVIRIKPLEHTPEGALLDLQHFFREMIPHFSKEGVMPPYFEQLKKFLLVTISNSKNVLEKPSTMKRFRKYLLNHLALAAPLRRAHLIGDIHRCCKMMDDDDDKPRDMPFKNLLHRFSNSNWQKVVRRDVELNKVYTFKPKHLRVQHSTQQSSSSSKQTSKQKVSTYNVQNASEKLLFNEVVFDDTLESMAMFLRHYFEHALDNSKKKPPRPAKLLNCNGEDCSTTGDEIKGVQQARKLDEYELLTAIRLGTEIAEMIWYLMLYTGFGGILECVWEAYMYMNDVGDFD, encoded by the exons ATGAGAAGAGGGAGGAAACTACTCTTCATCCTTGTCTCTCTCGTCTACTACGGAATCCCATCGTTTCTTACGGTGGaacactgcgccgccgccgtcgtccccgcTACCTCGGACTCGGATGCCAAGACGGGCAAGCAGCAGCTAGCCAACAAGGACGATGACCTAGTCGTGGCGTCAAGATCCACCTCAAAGGACAAAGAG ATCTACATTGCTACCACTGCGGCGCCGGAAGCGCCGCCGCAAGACTACAAGGGGAAGGAAGTCATTACGGCGCAAAAGCCGAAGCGTCGCCGCAAGAGAGGGAAGAAACACAGAATCAAGTCTGTGACGGAAATCCCTTCTACAACCCATGAAGAG GCTGGAACATCCTCTACGAAATGGTCTGATTGTGTTACGAAGAATGCTGATGAAACAATTGCTGGTCAATTCTACAAATTTCTTGAAGAGTTAATCGAGACCGGAGAGCTCAAGCGTTTTTATGAGGAGCAAATAAAAAGCATGAAGGAAAGAAATGCATTCGTGATGGACATATTCTACAGGCATTTGGAAAAAACGAATCTCAGACTAGCTATGACATTGTGTAACAATTACCGCAG GCTTGAGTCTCGTTTGAAAGATGTGGTTGGGAAGTTTATTAAGGTGATTGTACCTTGTGTACAGGATTCTTTATGCCAGCCTTTAATGTTGATGTTTCATGAAATGCCAAGAAG GCACCAAAGATTGATTGATATACTGAATGACAGCATATTCATAGAGCCTGAAGAAGTATATGGCTGTAAGGATCAAGTTTTTAAGCTAACGAAAGTTGGTTCTCGATTGTGGAGGGCTGGATTTTCTTATATTCTCAGTGCTCATTTGGCTGGCAAGAGCTGGTTTGGAAAGTTTAATCTTAACGATATCGAGGTGAAGAATGGTGATGGATTTGTCATTAGAATCAAACCTTTGGAGCATACACCCGAAGGGGCATTGCTGGACCTTCAGCACTTCTTCAGGGAGATGATCCCTCATTTCAGCAAGGAAGGAGTTATGCCACCTTACTTTGAACaactcaaaaaattcctactaGTAACGATCTCCAACTCCAAGAACGTGCTGGAAAAACCTTCAACCATGAAACGGTTTCGGAAGTACCTTTTAAATCATTTGGCATTAGCTGCACCTTTGAGACGTGCACATCTGATTGGTGACATTCATAGGTGTTGCAAAATgatggatgatgatgatgacaaacCTAGGGATATGCCATTTAAGAATTTGTTGCACAGATTCTCAAATAGTAACTGGCAGAAAGTTGTTAGAAGAGATGTTGAGCTAAACAAAGTCTACACTTTCAAGCCTAAACACCTTAGAGTGCAACATTCAACACAACAATCCAGCAGTTCTAGTAAGCAGACCTCAAAGCAAAAAGTTAGCACCTATAATGTACAGAATGCTTCAGAAAAATTGTTGTTCAATGAGGTAGTATTTGATGACACACTTGAATCAATGGCAATGTTCTTAAGACACTATTTTGAGCACGCTCTTGATAATTCCAAGAAGAAGCCTCCCAGGCCTGCTAAGTTACTGAACTGCAACGGGGAGGATTGCTCAACCACAGGTGATGAGATAAAGGGAGTTCAGCAAGCCAGAAAACTTGATGAGTATGAGCTGCTAACTGCGATCCGCCTCGGAACTGAAATAGCAGAAATGATTTGGTATTTAATGTTGTATACCGGTTTCGGAGGAAT TTTAGAGTGTGTATGGGAAGCATACATGTACATGAATGATGTGGGCGATTTTGATTAA